The region AGAGTTTATCCTCGAAATTGCGCAGCAGTTACGCGAGAGGATTGTGGCGCCCAACGAGTGCATCTTTAAAGCAGGTGACTTTGGTAAAGAAGTCTTTTTTATCGCGCATGGGACCGTAAATATCTGGGACCAATCAGAGGAAAAAGTTCTCAACACCCTGGGCAAGGGTAATTTTTTTGGGGAAATTGCGTTATTCAAAGACCTGCCGCGCACAGCTACGGCCCGTGCAAATACATATTGCGACCTCTACATTCTAAATCAGCACGCGTTTGAAGAGGTATTTGAAGGTTACCCGGAAATAGTTAAGCGAATTCAATTGAAAGCAGAACAAAGGAGCCAGAGATTACTGTAAGAAGCCTCCGATCAGCCAACCCCAAAACCATGTTAGCCTGTCAGAAAGCTTTATTTTCTTTACCCAACGACGCGCATTACCTGAACTGTGCGTATATGTCACCTTTAACCAAACAGGTTGAAGCTGCAGGTATTGCCGGCATTCAAGGCAAACGCATGCCCGCAGACATCAAGCCAGCTGATTTTTTTGAGACGGTGGAGGCCACCAAGGCCGTCTTTGGCAAGCTTATTAATGCCCCGTCAGATGCGATTGCTGTCATTGGCTCAGCTTCCTATGGCATCGCTACAGTAGCCAACAACGTCAGCTTGCGGCCCGGGCAATCCATTGTAATGGCCGGCGAGCAATTCCCGAGCAATGTGTATGCCTGGATGCGCAAAGCCGAAGCCACCGGCGCGGTCATTCGGGCCATACAAGCACCAACAGACTTTAACAACCGCGGCGCTTTATGGAATGAAGCCATCCTGGACGCTATCACTTCGGATACAGCGGTCGTCTCGATGGCCCATGTGCATTGGGCAGATGGCACCTTATTTGACCTTGAGGCCATTGGCGCCCGGGCACGCGAAGTTGGTGCGGCATTTATCATCGACGGCACGCAATCAATTGGTGCTTTGCCTTTTGATGTTACAGCACTAAAACCCGACGCCCTCATTTGCGCCGGTTACAAGTGGCTTATGGGGCCATACAGTATCGGACTGGCATATTACGGCCCACGCTTTTCGGCCGGTATCCCGATCGAGGAAAACTGGATCACCCGGGAAGGCAGTGAAAAGTTTGGCGGCCTCGTGGCCTACACAAACAACTACCAACCCGGAGCTACCCGATTTGACGTGGGAGAAAAAAGCAACTTCATCCTGCTACCAATGCTGCATCAGGCCCTGCGCCACTTGCAAGACTGGGGCATCGAAAACATCCAGCAATATTGTGCAGATCTGACTAAATCGTTCTGCAAGGAAATCAAAACACTGGGCTTCGCAGTAGAATCGCCCCGCTGGAGAGCGCACCACCTTTTTGGGATTCGCGTTCGAGAAGATCTATCGATGGAACGACTGATGAGCGCAATAAACAACGCCAACATCAGTGTTTCAACGCGTGGAACGGCCATTCGGATTTCGCCGAATGTGTACAACGACGCCGCTGACCTAGACGCGCTTCTCCGGGTGATCAAACAAACGATCCAACAGGAAGCCGGACAGCGTACTTCGCTAAGCATGCCGTAAGCAGCTTGGGGTTCAGGCATATGATTTGACTTAATAGTTCATCATATGACAAACCATCCATTTTATGCTCGCCAACACGTAATGAGACATTTAATACATAAAGCTTCGTTTATCGCGCTGTTCATCATTGTAGCTTTTACTGGACAGCAACCGCTATTTGCGCAAAGTGAGGCAGAACTGATCGGCCGGCTCCGCGCAAAGTACGACCAGGTAGACTTACTCAAGGCAGATTTTACGCAAACCATCACTTCTCCGTTTGGTGATGTACTGCCCCAAAACCAGGGCTCCCTTATCCTGGAAGGCAACCGTTATCGCGTCGAAACCGATATCCAGACCTTTGTTACAGATGGGGAAACAACCTGGATTTATGACGAAACCGAAAAGCAGGTACTTATCAACGATTATGTTGATGACGAAACCACCTTCTCGATAAGCAGCTTCCTGGATAATTTTCACGACGACTACGAGGTACTGAACAGTAGCCTGAACTATCTGAATGGTACCAGGCACCATGAACTGCAACTACGCGCTGGCTCAGATGAAACCTTCTTCAAAGAAGTTACCCTCTGGGTGAGAGATACCGATCATGTGATTACGCGCTTGCGTGTATTAGACGTGAATGACGCAGTTCTGGAGTTCAATCTCGACGAAATCGAACTAAATCCAGCCATAGAAGGCAACCCGTTTAACTTTGTACCACCAGCAGATGCCGAAGTCATCGACCTGCGATACTAAAGTCGGCGATACCGTTTGTATCGCACACAGTATCTCTGCCTGCATGTCTGACTGCTGGCGGACGCAACGGCGTTTGCTTTGTAAACAGAGGACTACGTGACAGGCCAGATAAAGAAGATAGCAGCATACGCAGTTAGTATTGCCCTTGGCCTATTCCTTCTCTATCTGGCTTTGCAGGGGGTCGAACTGGATGCGCTCAAGGCCTCCATTGCGAGTGCCTCTTTTATCTGGATTGTACCAATCGTTGCAGCCATTCTGATCAGCCATGCCCTGCGCGCCTGGCGCTGGCAGATTCTGCTGGAAGCATTGCCCGATCGACAACGGAAGCGCGAGCTTTCCAGTGTTCCGTTTCGCTCCGCATTTCTTTCGCTGATTATCGGCTATTTCGCAAACCTGTTGATTCCGCGCATTGGCGAATTTGCCCGCTCCGCAAGCCTTTCGCGCGAGCAAGGCATCCGGTTCAGCGGCGTATTCGGGACGGTTGTTGTCGAGCGCGTAGTTGACATGGCCGTGCTTGTTATCGGGATATTTAGCCTGAGTGTGCTTTTCTACGACCAATTCCTGTTTATCCAGGATCGCATTTTCTCTCCCCTGGTTTCTATGGCCAGCCAGATTCCTATTGCTTGGACCGCAGCCGGCCTAACCGGATTTGGCGCACTCGGCTATGTGGCATTCCGGACAATCAAGACCAGTCAGTCTGATAAACTGCTGCAAATTCGGAGGCGGCTGGTTTCCATATTGAATTCGTTTCGCGACGGCATGCTAACGTTGCTAAAGGCACCTCGGCGTGGTGCGCTGGTCCTGAGCACCGTACTGATGTGGTTCACCTACACCCTTATGGCCTACCTGACGTTTGTGATGCTAGACATGCACACCACATTCGAACTTGGGTGGGATGGTGCCTGGTCGATCATGATATTTGGAGCAATAGGGTTTGCCGTTCCTGCCCCGGGCGGCACAGGCTCTTTTCACTATATTACCAAACTTGCACTGGTCAATCTATATTTTGTCGACGAAACTATGGCTGTGACCTATGCAATCATTTCGCATGGATTACATGTGATCGTCTATACCGTTGCCGGTGTGCTGGCGCTCTTCCTCCAGGGAACCAGCTTACAAAAACTGCGCAACGCCAATATGGACAAAGATACAACACCATGAAACGCGTTTGTAAACTGAAATACCGCCCTGCGCATTTATTGGCAATCGTGCTGTTTCTCTTTCACGGGGTCTTGCCGCTATACGCACAGTCACAATTACGTGCTTCTGTAACGTCTCTGATTACTGAAAAGACACTACAAGAAACACTGCCGGCTATCGCATCTGCGCGGGACGACTCCCTGATCCAACATCCTATTTTCTCAGCACCGCTACACGAGCCCATTACATCAGGATTTGATCAGGAGCACATTCGGCTTGCCTTACGATTTGAACCAGAAGCAGGTCGAATTTTTGGCGTCGCCAAGCTACGTATTCGACCCAGTATCGATTCGCTTAATACGCTGCGCCTTGCAGCAGATGGTATTGAAGTTTATGGTGTTCAGGTAGGTGTACTCGACTCGCTCAAAATTGACGCACCATATGCGGACACGGCGGATGGCCTGCTGGATGTGCAGCTCGACTCCCTGCAGGTTCGGGGCGTCCCATTCGAGATTCAAATTACGTACAGGGCCAACCCGAAGGCCGGCATGTACTTTCGTGATGTCAACAAAGCTGATACGTCGCACCAGGTGCATATCTGGACTGACGGCACCAACAAGGGCAACAGTTACTGGATTCCACTGCTCAACAACCCGACAGACAGGTTAACTTCGGAAATTATTGCCACGCTACCACCAGCGCTCGATGTTCTGTCCAATGGGCGTAAAACCGAACAAATGGAAACGGATGATGGCATGTCGCTTTTCCATTTTGTACAAGATCAATCCCACAACCCCGCAGATATAGGCCTCTACGTCGGACGGTTTCAGAAAGCCACGCAGACCATTCGACTAAAAAATGGCTTTTCCGTGGGCATTGAACACTGGACCGCAGCTGATCAGGCAGAGGCAGCTGCTACTTCCCTGCAGGAAATACCAGACATCTTGTTCTTCCTGTCAGACAAACTGGACTTCACCTACCCCTGGCCAGGATATACGCAACTCATTTTTAAAGATGAGTATTTACCAGACCTGAGCTATACCGGGTTTACCGTATTCAACGATCGGATACTCGTTGATGAGCGTGCGCAACTCGACCAGGCTAACACATTACAACTGGCAACAAACCTAGCCAAACAGTGGTATGGTCACCTGATTAGTATCGATCACTGGTCAGATGTCTGGCTCACAGAAAGTCTCTCCTCGTTTCTGGGTTTGATGTTCTTAAAATCGACGCAGGGAGATGCGACATACTACAGCCACCTGCATCAGCTGGCCGGCGCGTACTTCGATGAGGCAGCATCCTATCAGCGCCCGCTGGTTTGGAATCAGTGGTACACAAAAGAAAACTTGCTCGACAACCACACACACGCTAAAGGCGTATGGTTTTTTCATGCCTTGATGTCCACTATGGGCGAGGAGCAGTTTTGGGAATTCCTGCAATCATTCACGCGTACGCAGGCATTTCAGACGACCAACACAGACAAGCTACTAAATACGCTAACCCAGGCAAGTGGCGAACCTTTTGATGCATTTTTCGATCACTGGCTTTACAGCGCGGGACACCCAGCTATCGATCTTAATTACCAATATGACCTTGTATCGGAAAGCCTGTATGTATCTGTAGAACAGTTGCAGGAAGGCTATCTAGTGCCTCCTGTGTTCCAGTTGGACGTGCCAATAGAAACGTATTCGCTGGCCGGCCCAACACGGACGCCGCTGCAGATTACAGATCGCGACCAGCTCTTTTCGTTACCCCTTACGATACAGCCGCGATACGTCCAGCTAGATCCCGACAACACCTTGCTCTCGAACATCAGCGTGACGCAATCTGCCAATGCCTGGGTCTCACAGCTTCGCTATGCATCACACCCGTTGAGTCAGCTTACAGCTGTGCAAGCACTTGAAGCTTATGCAGATGACCCTGCGCTGTTTATAGGACTCCAAAGCGCGCTGAAGTCGCGCCCTATTCCAATCGTACGTGCAGCGATCATCAAGTTGATCGCCAAACTCCCTCCTTCAGATGCAACCAAAAGAACACTGCTTGAGACTTACGATGCGGATGACTCACCGCTCGTAAAGCAAGCTGTGCTGACAGGCTTAGAAAAATTCGAAGACAAAGCCGACTTGACCATCCTTGCCATGGAGGCTGCACAGGCGGCGACCAGCTACCACTTACAGGCCCAGGCCGTCATGAGTCTGATTAAAATACAGGCGCCCAATGCGGAGGATCTCCTGCAATCTGCGCTCATAACGCCCTCCTACAAAGATCTCATTCGGCAAGCAGCCCTTCGATCCGTCCAGTACACGGCAATGAATACGCGGGACCGCGTGAAACTGGCGACAGATTTCAGCCGGCCTAGTCACGCTGTTGAAGTCCGGTTTGCAGCCATGGAAATTCTTGCCGAACTTGCTGCACTCGAGAACAAACGCTCCCGTTCAGCCTTGCTCGATTTACTTGACGACAACCAGGTTTTAGTCCGTAAAAGGGCAGCAAAACTCATCGGCACACTGGGCCAACCCGACGATCTCAAATCCCTCGAAAAACGACTAAACAAAGAGTTTAACCCCTTTGTTATAGATACACTTAAAGATGCAATAAGGGCCCTTTCCCCTGCTTCAGAAGCTACAGCATCCATGTAGCACCACCACACACCCTTCACAGCTTCTTCTTTTAAGCAAAGCGCTTCGAACTATTCGCGCTCAGATAGTTACGGTTCGCCTTCAGTCCTCTACAACTCGGGCGAATTAAGTGGGTTGTTTTTTATGTATCCGTTACGATTGTAATGCGCTAATCCAGGCGGGGATGGTCGCTATCTTTTAGTAAGTGAAGTAAAAGATCAAGGTACGCTACATGTTCTTCAACGGAGAAACCCAGCTAGATAACCCCCTTGCAGACCTCATACCTGATGAGGTCTATCAGATGTTAGAGCATCACAGCCTTTTAAGTGAGAAAGGAATCCGGGATTACCACATACGGATGAAGTTCAAAAACCTCAGAGCCAATGAAGTGCCTGCTTGTGATGCAATTGAGCAACTCCGTGAGGAGTATCCCTATTTGCAGTTTGATACCGTGCGTAAAATTGTTTACAAGTTGAACGGCCGAAAATCATAAGTACACACGATTCCAAATCGCTTATGTGGCCGGGGTCTGCTTACATTCAGCAGCTTTAAAAACGAGAAGCGCCGTAGCAACTGATACATTTAAGGACTCCATTGGCCCATACATTGGAATAGACACAACTGTGTCACAGGCCTTTTTTACGTCCGGTCGCATGCCTTTAGACTCGCTCCCCATAACAACTACAACGGGTTGATCCCAGTCGTACGCGCCAAAAGCCACCTCTCCGCTTGCGTCTGCACCTACAACCCAGTACCCCCGTTCCTTTAGTTGTACCAGCGTGTCTGACAGTTTCTTGACGCGCGCGATAGGAATACGCAGTGCAGCACCGGCACTTGTTTTCAAAGTTGCTTCGTTCAATTGTGCCATGTGACGCGTTGGAATAATCACGCCGGCCACGCCCGCTGCCAGCGCACTACGCAGGATTGCTCCAAAATTATGTGGGTCTTCGATGCCGTCAAGCATCAACAACGTCGGTTTTTTAGCCCGCACATCGTCTAACGTGGGGGCAATACTACTCAGTAGATCATCTACATCCTGGAAAGCAACAGGCGCCATCGTTGCAATTACGCCCTGATGGTTGGCGTTTGGTGCGAGCCGGTTCAACTTTGCTTCAGGCACAAACTGAAATGGGATGGTTTGTCCCGAAGCCAATCGACGAATAACGTCTATATCTTCCCCCCTGGCTGCCTTATTGATCAGCACCTTGTCTATTTGGCTACTGGCTTCGAGTGCTTCCCTGACGGGTTTACGACCCAATATGAGCGCCATCTGTTGGGGCTTCGCTTTTTTGGTCAATCCTTTTTTTACTCGTTTTGATGACACCGATCAAGCCTGTAAGAAAAATCAAACTTGCGATAATTTCTGCCTGCGTCACATCCATACCAAACAGATCAAAGACATTGTTTACGCGAAGTTTCTCTATCAGAAACCGTTCAACACCATTGAACATCAGGTAAACAAAAAACAGCCAGCCACTCACAAACGGATGTTTGCGGAGGCTCCAAAGTATTGCAAAAATAACGAGGGCTGCAAAAAACTCATAGATGGGTGTAGGATACACAGGTGCAGCGGATAGATCGCGGCCCAAAATGTTGCTCGGATAGGTCTCTGCCCAGAGCCAATCGGGCATCCAGGACGGCTGTAGCGCGAGATTCGCGGCAATTCCCCAATCTCCATCGCCAGCAAGATGGCAACCCATACGGCCAATTCCATAAGCAATCATCAAACCGGGCGCCAGTGAGTCTGCAAAGACGGGTACAGAAAGATCTTTTTTTCGCAGATACCAAATCACAGAAATTGTACCGACCAGCAATCCCCCATAGAACGTAAACCCACCTGATGAGAAGAGCATCCCGAGCGGGTCAGCGGCAAATTTGTCAAGGTTTTCCAGGGCATGAAATATTTTTGCTCCGGCGAACCCAGAAACCAGCGCAACAATGGTCACAGTCCAAACGGCATAAGATGGTGATACTGTAACAAGTTTCCGCCCTGCTCGTCGTTGCCCGCCTCTACTTTTGCCACCTTTCTTACCAGCCTCCTTCTTGGTCATTTCGGCCGGCATCTTGACACCATTAATTAGGCCGGCTCTGTAGTAGCGATCAAGCTCTTTACCGAGCAACCATGCCGCGACCATGGCTCCCAATGCCACCATGGCGCCAAAAGAGTAAATGGGTAACGGCAACTCTATGCCAAGAAAATCTTTAAAAAGATCACTCAGGTAGGGGTACATATGATGAAATCAGATTCAGTGTGATGACTG is a window of Bacteroidota bacterium DNA encoding:
- a CDS encoding cyclic nucleotide-binding domain-containing protein — translated: EFILEIAQQLRERIVAPNECIFKAGDFGKEVFFIAHGTVNIWDQSEEKVLNTLGKGNFFGEIALFKDLPRTATARANTYCDLYILNQHAFEEVFEGYPEIVKRIQLKAEQRSQRLL
- a CDS encoding lysylphosphatidylglycerol synthase transmembrane domain-containing protein → MTGQIKKIAAYAVSIALGLFLLYLALQGVELDALKASIASASFIWIVPIVAAILISHALRAWRWQILLEALPDRQRKRELSSVPFRSAFLSLIIGYFANLLIPRIGEFARSASLSREQGIRFSGVFGTVVVERVVDMAVLVIGIFSLSVLFYDQFLFIQDRIFSPLVSMASQIPIAWTAAGLTGFGALGYVAFRTIKTSQSDKLLQIRRRLVSILNSFRDGMLTLLKAPRRGALVLSTVLMWFTYTLMAYLTFVMLDMHTTFELGWDGAWSIMIFGAIGFAVPAPGGTGSFHYITKLALVNLYFVDETMAVTYAIISHGLHVIVYTVAGVLALFLQGTSLQKLRNANMDKDTTP
- a CDS encoding M1 family aminopeptidase, whose amino-acid sequence is MKRVCKLKYRPAHLLAIVLFLFHGVLPLYAQSQLRASVTSLITEKTLQETLPAIASARDDSLIQHPIFSAPLHEPITSGFDQEHIRLALRFEPEAGRIFGVAKLRIRPSIDSLNTLRLAADGIEVYGVQVGVLDSLKIDAPYADTADGLLDVQLDSLQVRGVPFEIQITYRANPKAGMYFRDVNKADTSHQVHIWTDGTNKGNSYWIPLLNNPTDRLTSEIIATLPPALDVLSNGRKTEQMETDDGMSLFHFVQDQSHNPADIGLYVGRFQKATQTIRLKNGFSVGIEHWTAADQAEAAATSLQEIPDILFFLSDKLDFTYPWPGYTQLIFKDEYLPDLSYTGFTVFNDRILVDERAQLDQANTLQLATNLAKQWYGHLISIDHWSDVWLTESLSSFLGLMFLKSTQGDATYYSHLHQLAGAYFDEAASYQRPLVWNQWYTKENLLDNHTHAKGVWFFHALMSTMGEEQFWEFLQSFTRTQAFQTTNTDKLLNTLTQASGEPFDAFFDHWLYSAGHPAIDLNYQYDLVSESLYVSVEQLQEGYLVPPVFQLDVPIETYSLAGPTRTPLQITDRDQLFSLPLTIQPRYVQLDPDNTLLSNISVTQSANAWVSQLRYASHPLSQLTAVQALEAYADDPALFIGLQSALKSRPIPIVRAAIIKLIAKLPPSDATKRTLLETYDADDSPLVKQAVLTGLEKFEDKADLTILAMEAAQAATSYHLQAQAVMSLIKIQAPNAEDLLQSALITPSYKDLIRQAALRSVQYTAMNTRDRVKLATDFSRPSHAVEVRFAAMEILAELAALENKRSRSALLDLLDDNQVLVRKRAAKLIGTLGQPDDLKSLEKRLNKEFNPFVIDTLKDAIRALSPASEATASM
- a CDS encoding aminotransferase class V-fold PLP-dependent enzyme; this encodes MLACQKALFSLPNDAHYLNCAYMSPLTKQVEAAGIAGIQGKRMPADIKPADFFETVEATKAVFGKLINAPSDAIAVIGSASYGIATVANNVSLRPGQSIVMAGEQFPSNVYAWMRKAEATGAVIRAIQAPTDFNNRGALWNEAILDAITSDTAVVSMAHVHWADGTLFDLEAIGARAREVGAAFIIDGTQSIGALPFDVTALKPDALICAGYKWLMGPYSIGLAYYGPRFSAGIPIEENWITREGSEKFGGLVAYTNNYQPGATRFDVGEKSNFILLPMLHQALRHLQDWGIENIQQYCADLTKSFCKEIKTLGFAVESPRWRAHHLFGIRVREDLSMERLMSAINNANISVSTRGTAIRISPNVYNDAADLDALLRVIKQTIQQEAGQRTSLSMP
- a CDS encoding outer membrane lipoprotein carrier protein LolA, with amino-acid sequence MRHLIHKASFIALFIIVAFTGQQPLFAQSEAELIGRLRAKYDQVDLLKADFTQTITSPFGDVLPQNQGSLILEGNRYRVETDIQTFVTDGETTWIYDETEKQVLINDYVDDETTFSISSFLDNFHDDYEVLNSSLNYLNGTRHHELQLRAGSDETFFKEVTLWVRDTDHVITRLRVLDVNDAVLEFNLDEIELNPAIEGNPFNFVPPADAEVIDLRY
- the rlmB gene encoding 23S rRNA (guanosine(2251)-2'-O)-methyltransferase RlmB, producing MALILGRKPVREALEASSQIDKVLINKAARGEDIDVIRRLASGQTIPFQFVPEAKLNRLAPNANHQGVIATMAPVAFQDVDDLLSSIAPTLDDVRAKKPTLLMLDGIEDPHNFGAILRSALAAGVAGVIIPTRHMAQLNEATLKTSAGAALRIPIARVKKLSDTLVQLKERGYWVVGADASGEVAFGAYDWDQPVVVVMGSESKGMRPDVKKACDTVVSIPMYGPMESLNVSVATALLVFKAAECKQTPAT
- a CDS encoding prolipoprotein diacylglyceryl transferase family protein, encoding MYPYLSDLFKDFLGIELPLPIYSFGAMVALGAMVAAWLLGKELDRYYRAGLINGVKMPAEMTKKEAGKKGGKSRGGQRRAGRKLVTVSPSYAVWTVTIVALVSGFAGAKIFHALENLDKFAADPLGMLFSSGGFTFYGGLLVGTISVIWYLRKKDLSVPVFADSLAPGLMIAYGIGRMGCHLAGDGDWGIAANLALQPSWMPDWLWAETYPSNILGRDLSAAPVYPTPIYEFFAALVIFAILWSLRKHPFVSGWLFFVYLMFNGVERFLIEKLRVNNVFDLFGMDVTQAEIIASLIFLTGLIGVIKTSKKRIDQKSEAPTDGAHIGS